A genomic stretch from Anabrus simplex isolate iqAnaSimp1 chromosome 2, ASM4041472v1, whole genome shotgun sequence includes:
- the LOC137498622 gene encoding uncharacterized protein, translating into MKEGKVTATEGEKIKIAFSLEYDEPASEEAVNVNVKCMGCKRNLRSGAKCDTCGMWFHFKCGKLQALDRIILHVGTHDLKRRRTEYIMEKFYELVNSTKKKFPKANVVISGILRRPDVSWKKIGRLNQELQWVAESCGSLFVDGNSSINDRDFSRDGLHLNQRGAVRLSELFSKVTESFSTRPDDGAEREAT; encoded by the exons ATGAAGGAAGGAAAGGTAACGGCTACGGAGGGCGAGAAAATTAAAATCGCATTTAGCCTCGAATACGACGAACCAGCTTCAGAAGAGGCAGTGAACGTGAACGTGAAGTGTATGGGGTGTAAGAGGAACTTAAGATCTGGTGCTAAGTGTGATACGTGTGGAATGtggtttcatttcaagtgtggtaagcTACAGGCCCTGGACA GAATAATTCTCCATGTAGGAACTCATGATTTAAAACGGCGCCGGACAGAATACATAATGGAGAAATTTTATGAGTTAGTGAACTCGACTAAGAAAAAGTTCCCGAaggcaaatgttgtaattagtggtatactaaggagaccagacgtatcatggaagaagattggcCGGTTGAACCAAGAGCTTCAATGGGTGGCCGAAAGTTGCGGATCACTCTTTGTAGACGGCAACAGTTCGATCAACGACAGGGACTTCAGCAGGGATGGACTTCACCTGAACCAGCGAGGAGCAGTGAGACTAAGTGAACTCTTTTCGAAGGTTACCGAGTCCTTTTCCACCCGACCGGATGACGGCGCAGAACGGGAAGCCACATGA